A DNA window from Oncorhynchus tshawytscha isolate Ot180627B linkage group LG13, Otsh_v2.0, whole genome shotgun sequence contains the following coding sequences:
- the LOC112266054 gene encoding golgin subfamily A member 6-like protein 2: protein MEPHKKWFEGRFGQSRPGEESDLSRLEGGQGEMAKAKAGLERIWDQQGERWMKEKEEIKRRSTQAAEEWMIELREKERAIEALEREKMRILCLHGQEKKGWKMEKERLALTWEWERTNSEIEKMQSEKDRWPIEKRDMVERMKEAYIKLYQMQTALRFGEQEQPQKETKTAQRVRAKLEKKKRKEREMLEKNKVKELLRARKAESKEEVRKNKERVKAHMGEVTRNYNCHDLRQSRLFSLFGLRSAVDVTSFLAIAAPFFMYPFVLTCSLHTWFSFPIQSTCMYSSVPHRVFV from the exons atggaaCCTCATAAGAAATGGTTTGAAGGCAGATTTGGCCAAAGCAGACCTGGAGAGGAATCAGACCTTAGTAGGCTggaaggaggacagggggagatggCCAAGGCCAAGGCTGGCCTAGAAAGAATCTGGGATCAACAGGGGGAAAGATGgatgaaggagaaggaggagattaAGAGAAGGAGCACACAGGCAGCAGAGGAGTGGATGATTGAactgagagaaaaggagagagcgatagaggcCCTGGAAAGAGAAAAGATGAGGATTCTTTGCCTGCATGGACAAGAGAAGAAGGGATGGAAGATGGAAAAGGAGAGGTTGGCGCTTACATGGGAGTGGGAGAGAACGAATAGTGAAATTGAGAAAATGCAAAGCGAGAAAGACAGATGGCCAATAGAGAAGAGAGATATGGTGGAGAGGATGAAAGAGGCATACATAAAGCTGTACCAGATGCAGACTGCCCTGAGGTTCGGAGAGCAAGAGCAGCCACAG AAGGAAACTAAAACTGCCCAGAGAGTCAGGGCAAAgctagagaagaagaagaggaaagaaagagagatgttgGAGAAGAACAAAGTGAAAGAGCTGCTCAGAGCTAGAAAAGCAGAGAGTAAGGAAGAAGTGAGGAAGAATAAGGAGAGGGTGAAGGCCCACATGGGCGAGGTGACAAGGAACTATAACTGTCACGACCTCCGCCAAAGTCGTctcttctccttgttcgggctgcgttcggcggtcgacgtcaccagctttctagccatcgccgctccatttttcatgtatccatttgttttgacttgttccctgcacacctggttttcattccccattCAATCTACATGTatgtattcctctgttccccatcgtGTCTTTGTGTAA